In Pseudoalteromonas piratica, the genomic stretch TCTCTGATTTTAGTGAGCAAGATCTGTTGCAATTAATAGGATCGTAAACTTTTTTAAAATAAATTTGAACTTAACTGAAAACGGCTAGTCTATTAAAACAGATAACATGATGAATTGCTGTTGTTGTCTAAATCCATCCCTGGATTAGTAGATTTCCCGTTGATTACTAAGTTAGTAATTTTTTGGCCAGATACATTACACAATGTGTCTGGCTTTTTTCTTTCTAGCACGTCAAAATAACTTTAAATAATAAAAATTGCATTTGTAAGGCATTTTCATGCGTTGGGAAGATATAAAACGCTATCAGGTAATTGAAGCATTGTTACTGTGGGAAGGTAAATTGAATGCCCGTCAATTAATGGATTATTTTGAAACAAGTCGGCCCACGGCGCAAAAGTATATATCAGAGTACAAGTTGCTCAATCCTACGGGGTTTGAATTTATTAGCCAGCAGCGTGCACATATTGCCAAGCCAAATTTCACGCCGCAATTTATCGACTTTGCGTTTTCAACCTACCATGCGCTCTTTAATTTACAATCAAGCCAAGCGGTTACTTCACTAGTTGAAACCTTACCGCAAGTACATCGTAATATTAGCCCACAACTTGTAAGGCCAATTTTACAAGCAATCCGCTACCAATTACGTTTAGATATTGGTTATATTTCGTTGTCTAGCCCTGAGTTTGAAGAC encodes the following:
- a CDS encoding WYL domain-containing transcriptional regulator — translated: MRWEDIKRYQVIEALLLWEGKLNARQLMDYFETSRPTAQKYISEYKLLNPTGFEFISQQRAHIAKPNFTPQFIDFAFSTYHALFNLQSSQAVTSLVETLPQVHRNISPQLVRPILQAIRYQLRLDIGYISLSSPEFEDRIIQPHSLVFDGTRYHVRAFCEKNQDYRDFVLSRFSGEYAFEGDASHDQSQDIRWQTEVELVVCPDHRLNDLQKQVIAHDYQMKDQKLVLKTRAALLKYLLQHLRLDIYQAAAEQQQIVIEPECRKQLSPYIS